The DNA region GAGCGTATTCATGACGCTTCGATGCGGATTCTGGAGAACACGGGTGTTGAATTGCTTGACGCCGAAGCGCTGGATATTTTTGCCAAAGCAGGCGCGAGCGTTGAGGTCGAGACCAAGCGGGTGAAGATAGATCGCGGCCTGTTGCTGGAGACGATTGCCACCGCCCCACCCTCTTTCACTCTCCACGCTCGCAACCCGCAGAAGTCGGTCGTCATCGGCGGGAACCACATTGTCTTCTCGCCAGTCGGCGGACAGGCCTACAGCACCAACTTTGACCGAGGACGCCGCCCCGGAACCCTGGCCGATCTCGAAGAACTGGTCAAGCTCATCCACAGCTTCAACGTTCTGCATCATGGCTCGGACACGCCGGTGGAGCCGACCGACCTGCCCGCCGAGACTCGCCACCTCGACACGCTTTATACGATGCTCCGCCTGACCGACAAGACGGTGATGGGGCCGGCCCGGGGCCGGGTGACGACGACGGATGCCATTGAGATGATGGCCCTGGTCTTCGGCAGGCGCGAGGCCCTGCTGGAGCGCCCGGCCCTGATCACCATCATCAACGTCAACTCACCGCTGAGGTACGACGACTGGATGCTGGGCGGGCTGATCACCTTCGCCCGCGCCGGACAGGTGAACGTCATCACGCCCTTCATCGCCGCCGGAGCGATGGGGCCGATCACTCTGGCGGGCGCAATTGCCCAACAGAACGCCGAGGCGCTGGCCGGTGCCATGCTGACGCAGTTGGTGCGGCCAGGAGCGCCCGTTGTCTACGGCAACTTCACCGTGGACGCTCACATGAGAAGCGGAAGCCCCAGCTTCGGCACGCCGGAGGGCGCGTGGGCGACGCTGGCCGCCGGACAGTTGGCCCGGCGCTACAAACTGCCCTACCGGAGCAACGGCTCGCTCTCATCCTCCAACGCCCCCGACGCCCAGGCGGCTTATGAGACAATGATGTCGCTGTGGCCGGCGATTCTGGCCCATACCAATTTTGTCTATCAGGGCGCGGGCTGGGTGGAGGGCGGGCTGACGACGAGCTACGAGAAGTTCATCATTGACGTTGAGGCGCTGGCGATGATGGAAGCCTTGCTGACCGGCTACGACGTGAACGACGAGGCCCTGGCCCTGCCGTTCATTGATCAGGTCGGGCCGGGCGGCCACCACTTTGACACCGAGCACACCCTGTCGCGTTACAGCACCGCCTTCTACAATCCACTGATCAGCAGCCGCCAGCAATACGGCAACTGGGTGGAGGCCGGAAGCCTGGACGCGGCGGGGAGGGCGCATTTGAGGTGGAAAGAGGTGTTGAAGAACTATGAGGAGCCGAAGCTTGACGAGACGATTGACGAGGCCTTGCGCGACTTCATGACGCGTCGCAAGCAAGAGCAGGCGGAGAAGGGGTTGACGGCGTGAAGATTAATAGCTCAATCTTTCAACGGATGCCTTCGGCGAAACGGACAAACGGATATAAGGCCGGCATCCGCTTATCCGCTTTTGAATCCGTTGAAAGCCAACCAACCGCCAGCACCCCTTTCCAGCGGTCGGCTACGTGGGTTGCTCTCCTGCTCGCCTCCGGGCTGGTTCTGTCGTGCATCGTCCTGGCTTCGACGCTTCTGGTTTCAAAGTCTTCGCCGTCGGCCTATCCGCGTTGGAGTGTCAGCAACGTTCGCCCGCCCGTCAGCCACATAAGTCTGAACGGGTCGAGCCTGGAGTGGGTGATGGTCAACAGAACTAATGCCACTTCGTCGGACTCGCCGACGCAGGTTCTTCAGTGGTTCAAGGATCAGGGCTGGATGAGCAACTT from Chloroflexota bacterium includes:
- a CDS encoding trimethylamine methyltransferase family protein, which translates into the protein MSRRRRNEAVDATTAPFRQLQTRWPPLEVLSPEHLERIHDASMRILENTGVELLDAEALDIFAKAGASVEVETKRVKIDRGLLLETIATAPPSFTLHARNPQKSVVIGGNHIVFSPVGGQAYSTNFDRGRRPGTLADLEELVKLIHSFNVLHHGSDTPVEPTDLPAETRHLDTLYTMLRLTDKTVMGPARGRVTTTDAIEMMALVFGRREALLERPALITIINVNSPLRYDDWMLGGLITFARAGQVNVITPFIAAGAMGPITLAGAIAQQNAEALAGAMLTQLVRPGAPVVYGNFTVDAHMRSGSPSFGTPEGAWATLAAGQLARRYKLPYRSNGSLSSSNAPDAQAAYETMMSLWPAILAHTNFVYQGAGWVEGGLTTSYEKFIIDVEALAMMEALLTGYDVNDEALALPFIDQVGPGGHHFDTEHTLSRYSTAFYNPLISSRQQYGNWVEAGSLDAAGRAHLRWKEVLKNYEEPKLDETIDEALRDFMTRRKQEQAEKGLTA